Proteins from a genomic interval of Methanoplanus endosymbiosus:
- a CDS encoding DapH/DapD/GlmU-related protein, with product MDKPDTYGINKLGDGGNIFKNVTLGFPSRENIGKENFTGVTIGDNFTLRPGTVIYSDVVIDDNFSSGHSVMIREKTTIGNNVSVGSSVIIEGNCTIGNNVSLQSLVYIPTNVVIEDDVFIGPNAVLTNDPYPPRGGIKGPVIKKGASIGANATILPGVVVGEGALVAAGAVVTKDVPAGMLAVGAPARFKEMPEGARR from the coding sequence ATGGATAAACCTGACACATACGGCATAAACAAACTTGGAGACGGAGGGAATATTTTTAAGAATGTTACCCTTGGCTTTCCCTCAAGGGAAAATATCGGCAAAGAGAATTTTACCGGAGTTACCATCGGGGACAACTTCACATTACGACCTGGGACCGTTATTTACAGTGATGTTGTAATCGATGACAATTTTTCATCCGGACATTCAGTGATGATTCGGGAGAAGACAACAATCGGGAACAATGTATCTGTCGGCAGTTCGGTTATCATTGAAGGCAACTGTACAATCGGGAATAATGTCTCACTTCAGAGCCTTGTGTACATACCTACAAATGTGGTAATTGAGGATGATGTCTTCATCGGCCCGAATGCAGTACTTACTAATGACCCGTATCCTCCACGCGGAGGCATCAAAGGTCCGGTGATAAAAAAAGGTGCCTCAATCGGTGCCAATGCAACGATTCTGCCCGGAGTTGTAGTCGGTGAGGGTGCACTTGTCGCCGCCGGAGCGGTTGTGACAAAGGATGTGCCGGCAGGAATGCTGGCTGTCGGTGCACCGGCACGGTTTAAGGAGATGCCTGAGGGGGCCAGGAGATGA